Proteins encoded by one window of Cervus canadensis isolate Bull #8, Minnesota chromosome 18, ASM1932006v1, whole genome shotgun sequence:
- the ADGRG3 gene encoding adhesion G protein-coupled receptor G3 isoform X3, translating into MFSFLWEWNWWDIQYWLNFETYLVEKSQMDTLNTSFLTARVRSINTSVSEDLYFSLTPSQIPKQVTKDDHQHPDRVRLPKSLFRSLKSGRPMVRLGIIILDIGLGNVFKGSLLNREDGSSVLNNRMVGLTLGRINVIKMAEPLEITFSHQYQLPNMSLSCEFWDETKGDWSSKGCSTEVGVRRTVCRCDHLTFFALLLRPILDEATVKALIHISQAGCGTSMIFLAFTIVLYAVLRFSRQRFKSEDAPKIHVALSISLFLLNLAFFINVGQRLKGSDAACWARGAVFHYFLLCAFTWMSLEAFHLYLLVIKVFNTYFGHYFLKLSLVGWVLPALVVIGTGIANSYGPYSIRDEKNVTTLELCWFRENTALYVTVHGYFLIVFLFSAVILSLVSWKIFTLSSATAGKEKAQHWKGVLTLLGLSCLVGMPWGLALLTSLGPFTAYVFALFTSLQGVFIFCWFIVLYWPRQSTVTSSGTARIDHAHTVSHE; encoded by the exons ATATTGGCTGAACTTCGAGACCTATCTGGTGGAGAAAAGTCAGATGGACACATTGAATACGTCTTTTTTGACGGCGCGCGTCAGGAGCATCAACACCAGTGTCTCAGAAGACCTGTACTTCTCTCTGACCCCCTCTCAG ATTCCGAAGCAGGTGACCAAGGATGATCACCAGCACCCTGACAGAGTCCGGCTGCCCAAGAGTCTTTTCAGATCCCTGAAGAGTGGCAGGCCAATGGTCCGGTTGGGCATAATCATCCTGGACATCGGTCTGGGGAATGTCTTCAAG GGCTCCCTGCTCAACCGGGAGGACGGCAGCAGTGTGTTGAACAATCGCATGGTGGGCTTGACTCTGGGTCGCATAAATGTCATCAAAATGGCCGAGCCTTTGGAGATCACCTTCTCCCACCAGTACCAGCTCCCC AACATGAGCCTCAGCTGTGAATTCTGGGATGAGACTAAAG GAGACTGGTCTTCCAAGGGCTGCTCCACAGAGGTCGGAGTCCGCAGGACGGTCTGCCGCTGTGACCACCTGACCTTCTTCGCCCTGCTGCTG AGGCCGATCTTGGATGAGGCCACGGTGAAGGCCCTCATACACATTTCCCAGGCTGGCTGTGGAACCTCCATGATCTTCCTGGCCTTCACCATCGTCCTCTATGCTGTCCTGAG GTTCTCCCGGCAGAGGTTCAAGTCTGAAGACGCCCCCAAAATCCATGTGGCCCTGAGCATCAGCTTGTTTCTCCTGAATCTGGCCTTCTTCATCAATGTGGGGCAACGCCTGAAGGGGTCCGACGCTGCCTGCTGGGCCCGGGGAGCCGTCTTCCACTACTTCCTGCTCTGTGCCTTCACCTGGATGAGCCTGGAAGCCTTCCACCTCTACCTGCTCGTCATCAAGGTCTTTAACACCTACTTCGGCCACTACTTCCTGAAGCTGAGCCTCGTGGGCTGGG TCCTGCCTGCCCTAGTAGTCATCGGTACTGGGATCGCCAACAGCTACGGCCCCTACTCCATCCGTGATGAGAAGAACGTCACCACGCTGGAGCT GTGCTGGTTCCGTGAGAACACTGCCCTCTACGTCACTGTGCACGGCTATTTCCTCATCGTTTTCCTCTTCAGCGCAGTGATCCTGAGCCTGGTGTCCTGGAAGATCTTCACTCTGTCAAGTGCCACGGCGGGCAAGGAGAAGGCACAGCACTGGAAGGGGGTCCTCACCCTGCTGGGCCTCTCGTGCCTGGTGGGCATGCCGTGGGGGCTGGCCCTCCTCACGTCCCTGGGCCCATTCACCGCCTATGTCTTTGCACTGTTCACCTCTCTGCAAG GTGTCTTCATCTTCTGCTGGTTCATTGTCCTCTACTGGCCACGCCAGAGCACCGTGACCTCATCTGGCACTGCCCGGATTGACCATGCCCACACCGTGTCTCATGAATAG